One Paenibacillus sp. FSL H7-0737 DNA segment encodes these proteins:
- a CDS encoding NAD(P)/FAD-dependent oxidoreductase, which yields MNKVIVIGAGILGASAAYQLSKLGAEVIIIDRKDVGQATDAAAGIICPWLSQRRNKAWYRLAKAGASFYPALIQELQEAGETETGYAKVGAICIHDDLRKLLAMKERAELRREDAPEIGELTMLTDLEAQEKFPLLSEGYHALHVSGAARVDGRELRESLLRAAQRNGAQMIEGDAILEYDDHEIKGVSVGEQIFTADEVIVCAGAWSNALLHPLGIMLQVRYQKAQIMHLKLAQQASTGQWPVVMPPTDQYILAFADQNIVVGATHENDVVGYNTSVTAGGMQEILNKGLQTASGLADCSLNEIRVGFRPFTADFLPVLGRVQGWNKLIVANGLGSSGLTMGPFLGEQLAKLAMDQQVDIPLEDYALEHAIN from the coding sequence ATGAACAAGGTTATTGTAATTGGTGCAGGGATATTAGGGGCTTCAGCAGCTTATCAGCTAAGTAAGTTAGGTGCTGAGGTCATCATTATAGATCGTAAGGATGTTGGACAAGCAACGGATGCAGCAGCAGGGATTATTTGTCCATGGTTGTCTCAACGCAGAAACAAAGCATGGTATCGTCTTGCTAAAGCGGGAGCAAGCTTTTATCCGGCACTTATTCAAGAGCTTCAAGAGGCTGGAGAAACCGAGACTGGATACGCAAAAGTTGGAGCGATATGTATTCATGATGATCTGAGAAAGTTACTCGCGATGAAAGAAAGAGCGGAGCTTCGCAGAGAGGACGCCCCTGAAATAGGTGAGCTTACGATGCTGACGGATCTTGAAGCACAAGAGAAGTTTCCATTATTATCGGAAGGTTATCATGCGCTGCATGTATCGGGTGCAGCAAGAGTGGATGGACGTGAATTACGTGAATCTTTGCTAAGGGCGGCACAGCGTAACGGTGCGCAAATGATTGAGGGAGATGCTATTCTTGAGTATGATGATCATGAAATTAAAGGGGTTAGCGTAGGAGAACAGATATTCACAGCGGATGAAGTGATTGTGTGTGCAGGGGCCTGGTCTAACGCTTTGCTTCATCCGCTTGGGATCATGCTCCAGGTGCGTTATCAGAAGGCTCAAATTATGCACTTGAAGCTTGCTCAACAAGCGAGTACAGGGCAATGGCCTGTGGTAATGCCGCCTACAGATCAATATATACTCGCATTTGCGGATCAAAATATCGTGGTAGGTGCTACTCACGAAAATGATGTCGTAGGTTATAATACCTCTGTAACCGCAGGTGGAATGCAAGAAATTTTAAATAAAGGACTTCAAACGGCTTCTGGTCTTGCAGATTGTAGCCTAAATGAAATAAGAGTAGGGTTCCGTCCATTTACAGCAGATTTTCTGCCCGTGTTGGGCAGGGTTCAAGGATGGAATAAACTAATTGTTGCTAATGGACTAGGTTCATCGGGATTAACGATGGGACCCTTTCTTGGTGAGCAGCTAGCCAAGCTAGCCATGGATCAACAGGTAGATATTCCGCTTGAAGACTATGCATTGGAGCATGCGATTAATTGA
- a CDS encoding DUF4317 domain-containing protein has protein sequence MIKKEVAHIRKQFKLDHDLMNIYDILNVYIMKESNEIYHWERLPFGMVDREKQELYMGNFKKLLTGELDQKLFELKFQAEAEEPAQVMLHQALVTGDPDEWQDLMLLLVDRMMADTHYERDTVITFVRGQYYRPTKDRNDEAEESEKNELFAHPFILCSVNSTEKQRKALLFDYVEREFKYNVIVDPIVKLSTPEQGFFYPSVTDNYSDVNRILYCTGKSNFPDPHFIEQVLNAERSVTALEERAIFEDIVKEVAGEQLDATTIAQLYEEIHQVIETNQDEEEPPKLDYRDVERVLKVSGVEDVTMEKVERAFETIVDNKHYEMKASSVMPKFTTKSIKIETKVATISVSPQDLKYVKQVNYQGRRCILIEVDEDAVIEGFTLTTETL, from the coding sequence ATGATAAAGAAAGAAGTCGCGCATATACGCAAGCAATTTAAGCTGGATCACGATTTAATGAATATTTACGATATTCTCAACGTGTATATTATGAAGGAAAGCAACGAGATCTATCATTGGGAGCGCCTGCCGTTTGGAATGGTGGACAGAGAGAAGCAGGAGCTGTATATGGGCAATTTCAAAAAGCTTTTGACCGGCGAACTGGATCAGAAATTGTTCGAGTTGAAGTTTCAGGCGGAAGCGGAGGAGCCAGCGCAGGTGATGCTTCACCAAGCTTTGGTGACAGGGGATCCAGATGAATGGCAGGACCTGATGCTGCTGTTGGTGGACAGAATGATGGCGGATACTCATTATGAACGGGATACGGTGATCACTTTTGTTCGCGGACAATATTACCGTCCGACTAAAGATAGAAACGATGAAGCCGAGGAAAGTGAGAAAAACGAACTATTCGCGCATCCGTTTATTCTATGCAGCGTGAATTCCACGGAGAAGCAACGGAAAGCTCTCTTATTTGATTATGTGGAAAGGGAATTTAAGTACAATGTCATTGTAGATCCGATCGTCAAGTTAAGTACGCCGGAGCAGGGCTTCTTTTACCCAAGCGTGACGGACAATTATTCCGATGTGAACCGCATTCTGTATTGTACGGGAAAATCGAATTTTCCAGATCCGCATTTCATCGAGCAGGTCTTGAACGCCGAAAGATCCGTGACGGCACTGGAAGAGAGAGCTATTTTCGAAGACATCGTGAAGGAAGTGGCGGGCGAACAACTTGACGCGACCACCATTGCTCAGCTGTACGAGGAAATCCACCAGGTCATTGAAACCAACCAAGATGAAGAAGAACCTCCTAAACTCGACTATAGAGATGTAGAACGTGTGCTGAAGGTAAGCGGTGTTGAAGACGTGACGATGGAAAAAGTGGAACGTGCGTTTGAAACCATCGTAGACAACAAGCACTATGAGATGAAGGCAAGTAGCGTGATGCCAAAATTCACTACAAAATCGATAAAGATCGAAACAAAGGTAGCTACGATTTCGGTCAGCCCACAGGATTTGAAATATGTGAAGCAAGTGAATTATCAAGGTAGACGCTGCATTTTGATTGAGGTTGACGAAGATGCTGTGATCGAAGGATTTACACTCACTACAGAAACGCTTTAG
- a CDS encoding NAD(P)H-dependent oxidoreductase yields the protein MKTLVIVAHPNLENSRVNQRWKEELLQYPNDITIHEIYKEYPDWNIDIPREQNLMEAYDHVIFQFPLYWYSYPPLLKKWFDDVLAYGWAYGSNGDKLNGKKLGLAISIGDKKENYQPDGSVSFTVDEVIAPFKASAKHVGAEALPYFAVFGASFQASDEEINTSAKEYIHYIFKYHI from the coding sequence ATGAAAACACTGGTGATTGTGGCACATCCCAACCTTGAGAATTCGAGGGTCAATCAACGCTGGAAAGAAGAGCTACTGCAATATCCAAACGATATTACCATTCATGAGATTTATAAAGAGTATCCTGACTGGAACATTGATATTCCTAGAGAGCAAAATCTAATGGAAGCCTATGACCATGTGATCTTTCAATTCCCTTTGTATTGGTATAGTTATCCGCCTCTACTGAAAAAATGGTTTGACGATGTGCTCGCTTACGGATGGGCTTATGGATCAAACGGTGACAAGCTTAACGGGAAAAAGTTAGGGCTTGCTATATCCATCGGCGATAAAAAAGAAAATTATCAACCAGATGGCTCTGTTTCTTTTACCGTAGACGAAGTAATTGCACCCTTTAAAGCCAGTGCCAAACATGTAGGTGCAGAAGCACTACCGTACTTTGCTGTTTTTGGAGCTTCTTTTCAAGCGAGCGATGAAGAAATTAATACTAGTGCAAAAGAATATATCCACTATATCTTTAAGTACCATATTTGA
- a CDS encoding winged helix-turn-helix transcriptional regulator — translation MKQYNLGIEATLEIIGGKWKALIICLLMSGAKRTSELQRNIQGISQKVLIQQLRELERDGLVKRFVYQQMPPKVEYSLTEYGVTANKIVDVMCSWGKENIRIRQEQGEEVVLLEEFQAL, via the coding sequence ATGAAACAATATAATCTAGGGATAGAGGCAACACTAGAAATCATCGGCGGAAAGTGGAAAGCTTTGATCATTTGCTTATTGATGTCCGGTGCCAAAAGAACAAGTGAATTACAGCGTAATATACAGGGCATTTCACAAAAGGTTCTGATTCAGCAGCTTCGTGAACTTGAGAGAGATGGACTTGTCAAAAGATTCGTTTACCAGCAGATGCCGCCAAAAGTCGAATATAGCCTCACGGAATATGGCGTTACAGCCAATAAGATCGTTGACGTTATGTGTTCTTGGGGAAAAGAAAATATTAGAATCAGACAAGAACAAGGAGAAGAGGTCGTCTTGTTGGAGGAGTTCCAAGCGTTGTAG
- a CDS encoding MBL fold metallo-hydrolase, giving the protein MELKKINESIYYLENVRETDRPVLGYVVGENFSIMIDCGNSKSHFDAFIKGLDDHNLSRPKYALITHWHWDHTFGMHAFEGETIVSSATNEVLKRLKAWKWDEESVVKRLETKEEIEFAYNCMNKEYDTFDKISVSTGSIIFEDSLTLDLGGITCQILKVGGPHEADSCVVYVKEAEVLFAGDAHSGDYYHGEGKIDPIKMKEYVEFLKKLSFTTYIPGHDAPMSKEQIIHVLSRFCEVK; this is encoded by the coding sequence ATGGAACTAAAAAAAATAAATGAATCGATTTATTATTTAGAAAATGTTAGAGAAACAGACAGACCTGTTTTGGGATATGTTGTAGGTGAGAACTTTTCAATTATGATTGATTGTGGCAATTCAAAATCGCATTTTGATGCCTTTATAAAGGGTTTGGATGACCACAATCTATCTCGTCCCAAATATGCTTTGATTACGCACTGGCATTGGGATCATACCTTTGGTATGCATGCTTTTGAGGGGGAAACCATAGTATCTTCAGCAACGAATGAGGTACTAAAGCGATTGAAAGCGTGGAAATGGGATGAAGAGTCCGTTGTAAAACGTTTAGAGACAAAAGAAGAAATAGAATTCGCCTATAACTGTATGAACAAAGAATATGATACGTTCGATAAGATTTCGGTCAGCACAGGATCGATTATTTTCGAGGATTCTTTAACATTGGATTTAGGGGGCATCACTTGCCAAATCCTCAAGGTAGGAGGGCCGCATGAAGCAGACTCTTGTGTTGTATATGTTAAAGAAGCGGAGGTTTTATTTGCAGGTGATGCACATAGTGGAGATTATTATCATGGAGAAGGTAAAATTGATCCCATAAAAATGAAGGAATATGTTGAGTTTTTAAAAAAACTTTCATTCACTACGTATATTCCAGGGCACGACGCCCCTATGAGCAAGGAGCAAATCATTCATGTGTTAAGTAGATTTTGTGAAGTGAAGTAA
- a CDS encoding helix-turn-helix domain-containing protein: MPRKKKPVIEYRHYSLPINFPILLLSGERWKISDIKSEHLHFHNHLEIGICHSDSGIMEIKGESVPFKAGDVTFIPRYLPHTTYSSPNEASLWSYIFFSPEELFQQSFKSAYSDFEPNLWAIKGKNCILNKEEHPKVYTLATSVVEELKHKNPYYQESAYGLLLSLYIELLRIHSRYEPLAEQETEHNLKGDFVISPVLEYITKNYMIPITINDLADLCHLSTTHFRRKFHEIMGTAPLDFLNSTRIEEACKQLKSTDASILSISEQVGFQSISSFNRCFSKLMGESPKQWRKAAHSEAQSAKASILEFTGWV; this comes from the coding sequence ATGCCCAGAAAAAAGAAACCCGTCATTGAATACCGCCACTACAGCTTGCCGATAAACTTCCCTATTTTACTGTTAAGCGGTGAGCGTTGGAAGATTTCCGATATCAAAAGTGAACATCTCCATTTTCATAACCATTTAGAGATTGGCATTTGTCATTCGGATAGCGGCATCATGGAGATCAAAGGTGAATCCGTACCCTTTAAAGCCGGAGATGTGACCTTCATCCCTAGGTATCTGCCTCATACAACATATAGTTCGCCAAATGAGGCCAGTCTTTGGTCTTATATCTTTTTCTCGCCAGAGGAGCTCTTTCAGCAATCATTCAAAAGCGCTTATAGTGACTTCGAGCCAAATTTGTGGGCGATCAAGGGAAAGAATTGTATTTTGAACAAGGAGGAACATCCCAAGGTTTATACCCTTGCGACATCGGTCGTAGAGGAATTGAAGCACAAAAATCCTTACTATCAGGAAAGCGCCTACGGCTTATTATTATCCCTTTATATAGAACTGCTTAGAATACATTCCCGGTATGAACCCTTAGCAGAGCAAGAAACAGAGCATAACCTGAAAGGTGATTTTGTCATTTCTCCGGTTCTGGAATACATCACCAAAAACTATATGATACCTATTACCATCAATGACCTAGCTGATCTGTGCCATCTAAGCACCACTCATTTTCGCAGAAAATTCCATGAGATCATGGGGACCGCACCTCTAGATTTCCTAAACAGCACCCGTATTGAAGAGGCCTGCAAGCAGTTGAAAAGCACGGATGCTTCCATCCTCTCTATCTCTGAACAAGTCGGTTTTCAGTCCATTTCCAGCTTCAACCGATGTTTCTCCAAGCTTATGGGCGAATCTCCCAAACAATGGCGTAAAGCCGCACATTCCGAAGCCCAATCTGCAAAAGCATCTATATTGGAGTTTACGGGGTGGGTATAG
- a CDS encoding glycoside hydrolase family 88/105 protein encodes MLQLTYDREEILSVIDKVVRKTMTMDLTWDWPCGVAYYGVSRAYKTTGNTEYLDMLVQWADEYIELGLPDWTVNTCAMGHMLITLYEETGNQKYWDIVMSKVDYLQNHALRFGDHVLQHTVSISNDFPEQAWADTLFMAAFFLLRVGSKLNDQEMIQDALNQYYWHIKYLQDPSSGLWYHGYNNVKQDHMSGLYWGRANAWGAYTMSQVKKLLKEWYLYPECMDVECSLRDQLAALKLVQTENGLWRTVLDDEESYEEVSASCGIAAAMINNGNPLHTKYVQKALKGVLSNISEDGRVLGVSGGTAVMKDREGYRNIPKDWIQGWGQGLALSFLSDMLK; translated from the coding sequence ATGCTTCAATTAACTTATGACAGAGAAGAGATTCTAAGCGTCATCGACAAAGTAGTTAGAAAAACAATGACGATGGATTTAACATGGGACTGGCCTTGTGGTGTGGCTTATTATGGGGTATCCAGAGCTTATAAAACGACAGGTAATACAGAGTATTTGGATATGCTTGTCCAGTGGGCAGATGAATATATCGAGCTGGGCCTGCCGGACTGGACGGTAAACACCTGTGCTATGGGGCATATGCTGATTACCTTGTATGAAGAAACAGGCAATCAGAAATATTGGGATATTGTAATGAGCAAGGTGGATTATCTGCAGAACCATGCGCTCAGATTCGGAGATCATGTGTTGCAGCATACCGTTTCTATTTCGAATGATTTTCCAGAGCAGGCATGGGCAGATACATTGTTTATGGCGGCGTTTTTTCTGCTACGCGTAGGAAGTAAATTAAACGATCAGGAAATGATCCAGGATGCCCTGAATCAATATTACTGGCATATCAAATACCTGCAAGACCCTAGCAGCGGCCTCTGGTACCATGGCTACAATAATGTGAAGCAGGATCATATGTCCGGACTATATTGGGGCAGAGCAAATGCTTGGGGCGCATATACCATGTCGCAAGTCAAAAAGCTTTTGAAAGAATGGTATTTGTATCCGGAGTGTATGGACGTGGAGTGTTCGCTGCGCGATCAATTGGCGGCACTCAAGCTTGTGCAAACGGAGAACGGCCTGTGGCGGACAGTGCTTGATGACGAAGAATCTTATGAAGAAGTATCTGCCTCTTGCGGGATAGCGGCTGCAATGATCAATAACGGCAATCCGCTGCATACCAAATATGTACAAAAGGCCCTGAAGGGTGTACTAAGCAATATCAGCGAGGATGGACGAGTACTGGGAGTATCGGGCGGAACAGCGGTTATGAAGGACCGGGAAGGCTATCGCAATATTCCAAAAGACTGGATTCAAGGCTGGGGCCAAGGCTTAGCACTCTCTTTTCTGTCCGATATGCTTAAATAG
- the gnpA gene encoding 1,3-beta-galactosyl-N-acetylhexosamine phosphorylase: MSKQTTGAFTLPGESGYEALTLELAERWGADVIRDSDGTQLSDEIINAGYGIYSTICIIRDHNEWVSQNPDKLQQSFLITNPKVAIEDYLSIYLMEDFFTEQFRVNDSKEAFKYWQIFDRTTGEEVPREQWNYERESGNVVITGIAPWHKYTVSFMVYRIWEEISMYNHTTNHWEKEHLMQIDPIYVETQKYLLHFLEDWCRKHKETTVVRFTSLFYNFAWIWGSNERNRHLFSDWGSYDFTVSARALDLFAQKYGYSLTAEDFVNGGKYRVSHIPAQQRKLDWMAFINDFVIEFSKKLIDIVHGYDKLAYVFYDDSWVGMEPYNDRFEEFGFDGMIKCVFSGFEARMCSGVKVDTHEIRLHPYLFPIGLGGLPTFMEGGNPTLDAKKYWINIRRALLREPIDRIGLGGYLHLVEPYPDFCDYIEKIAGEFREIKELHHKGKPYHIKTKVAILHAWGKWRSWTLSGHFHETYMHDLIHINEALSGLPIEVQFIDFENIRQGILKDCDVVINAGSAGSAWSGGERWRDNKCVDLLTKWVFEGGTFIGVNQPSALEGYDSFFRMAHVLGVDEDTGSRVAHGKWTYEVKDGLGLVPIGASITPKNNIYLTDGAAAVVTETDGLLTLSTHAFGKGKGIYLPSFQFSFENTRLLLNLIRFAGNEFTETKYITDNLYTECAYYPESKILVVINNSDQLQKTTIHTEYGQHTLELDPYDMIIRTIGD, encoded by the coding sequence TTGTCCAAGCAAACAACGGGGGCCTTTACACTACCGGGCGAATCCGGTTATGAGGCACTGACCTTAGAGTTAGCTGAACGGTGGGGTGCCGATGTCATCCGTGACAGTGACGGTACACAGTTGTCCGATGAGATTATCAACGCAGGATACGGCATTTATTCTACAATCTGTATCATCAGAGATCATAATGAATGGGTATCCCAGAACCCTGATAAGCTACAGCAGAGCTTTTTAATTACTAATCCGAAGGTAGCGATCGAAGATTATTTATCCATCTATTTAATGGAAGACTTTTTCACTGAGCAATTCCGAGTAAATGATTCCAAAGAGGCGTTTAAGTACTGGCAGATTTTTGACCGAACGACTGGTGAAGAAGTTCCAAGAGAACAGTGGAATTATGAGCGGGAATCAGGAAATGTAGTCATTACTGGAATTGCGCCTTGGCACAAATATACGGTCAGCTTCATGGTCTACCGGATTTGGGAAGAGATCTCTATGTACAATCACACCACGAATCACTGGGAAAAAGAACATCTAATGCAGATTGATCCCATCTATGTTGAAACGCAAAAGTATTTGCTCCACTTCCTTGAAGATTGGTGCCGTAAGCATAAGGAAACAACGGTGGTTCGGTTTACGTCCCTATTTTATAATTTCGCCTGGATCTGGGGCAGCAATGAGCGCAATCGCCATTTGTTCTCGGACTGGGGTTCATATGATTTTACGGTAAGCGCTAGAGCGCTTGATCTGTTTGCTCAAAAATATGGGTATTCGCTCACGGCCGAGGATTTTGTGAATGGTGGAAAATATCGTGTCAGTCATATCCCGGCGCAGCAGCGCAAGCTGGACTGGATGGCATTTATCAATGATTTTGTCATCGAATTTAGTAAGAAATTAATTGATATTGTGCATGGGTACGACAAGCTGGCATATGTCTTCTATGATGATAGTTGGGTTGGCATGGAGCCTTACAATGATCGTTTCGAGGAGTTTGGCTTCGACGGGATGATTAAATGTGTGTTCTCAGGGTTCGAGGCAAGAATGTGTTCAGGTGTAAAAGTAGATACCCATGAGATTCGGCTGCATCCCTACTTGTTTCCGATTGGTCTAGGTGGACTGCCTACCTTTATGGAGGGAGGGAACCCTACACTAGATGCCAAAAAATATTGGATCAATATCCGGCGTGCTCTACTCAGAGAGCCTATAGATCGAATTGGATTGGGTGGATATTTGCATCTTGTAGAGCCTTATCCGGATTTTTGTGATTATATCGAAAAGATTGCGGGTGAATTCAGAGAAATTAAAGAGCTGCATCATAAAGGCAAACCCTATCATATTAAGACGAAGGTAGCCATTCTGCACGCTTGGGGCAAATGGAGATCGTGGACCTTGTCCGGGCATTTCCATGAAACGTATATGCATGATTTGATTCATATCAACGAGGCTTTATCCGGATTGCCGATTGAAGTACAGTTCATTGATTTTGAGAATATCCGTCAGGGGATTTTAAAAGATTGTGATGTAGTGATCAATGCCGGATCGGCTGGTTCAGCATGGAGTGGTGGAGAACGCTGGAGGGACAACAAGTGTGTGGACTTACTGACAAAGTGGGTGTTTGAAGGTGGTACTTTTATAGGCGTGAATCAGCCTTCAGCGCTTGAAGGGTATGACAGCTTTTTCAGAATGGCACATGTGCTCGGTGTAGATGAGGATACAGGCTCCAGAGTAGCGCATGGGAAATGGACATATGAAGTGAAGGATGGGCTTGGTTTAGTACCTATTGGGGCTAGCATAACACCCAAAAATAACATTTATCTTACTGATGGAGCAGCAGCGGTTGTGACTGAAACGGATGGTCTATTAACACTGTCCACCCATGCTTTCGGTAAAGGAAAGGGGATCTACCTTCCATCTTTCCAATTCAGCTTTGAGAATACAAGATTGCTGCTGAATTTGATTCGTTTTGCTGGCAATGAGTTCACGGAGACCAAGTATATTACGGATAACTTATATACAGAGTGTGCTTATTATCCGGAAAGTAAAATCCTCGTGGTCATTAACAATAGCGATCAGCTTCAAAAAACTACGATTCATACGGAATATGGACAACACACCCTGGAATTAGATCCGTATGACATGATTATTAGAACTATTGGGGATTAA
- a CDS encoding GNAT family N-acetyltransferase: MRPTALNNSGAQEQYRQAELASFDGVAWSLNHLGWMQGSPEIVNFCAFHDDQLIGNTSTWRTTEERSATENVFVIPEWQKKSVARNIICTI; the protein is encoded by the coding sequence GTGAGGCCAACTGCACTGAACAATAGTGGAGCTCAGGAACAATATCGTCAAGCTGAACTCGCTTCCTTTGACGGTGTGGCGTGGAGTCTAAACCATTTGGGATGGATGCAGGGATCTCCCGAAATCGTTAATTTCTGTGCGTTTCATGACGATCAATTGATCGGTAACACCTCAACCTGGAGAACTACAGAGGAGAGAAGTGCAACGGAGAATGTATTCGTTATTCCTGAATGGCAGAAAAAAAGTGTCGCCCGTAACATCATCTGTACTATCTAA
- a CDS encoding LytR/AlgR family response regulator transcription factor → MIRICICDDEQLHSSKLEKIIMDSAGLYQNIEFDIDIYESGKSLLKALNARNEEYQILFLDIEMGILNGIEVAREIRKIDKNMIIIYVTSYDNYTMESFEVSPFRYILKPIQEEQISKVLLHAIDEVRRNNQYLFFKTQNLNYQIKSETILSISSEKGRIIHVVTVDDEFSFYGTIKEIEEMLDPLSFIKVNQGTILNLNYIHIVSGTDIILTNKENFAISRGQRKIVKDAYNHFIKRRIGF, encoded by the coding sequence ATGATACGAATCTGTATTTGTGATGACGAGCAATTACATAGTTCCAAATTAGAGAAGATTATTATGGATAGTGCAGGCTTGTATCAAAACATAGAGTTCGATATTGACATTTATGAGTCCGGAAAATCATTATTGAAAGCTTTAAATGCCAGAAACGAAGAGTACCAAATATTATTCTTAGATATTGAAATGGGGATTTTAAATGGAATCGAGGTCGCTCGGGAAATTAGAAAAATAGACAAAAACATGATTATCATTTATGTTACCAGCTATGACAATTACACCATGGAAAGCTTTGAAGTTTCGCCTTTTCGATACATACTAAAACCTATTCAAGAAGAGCAAATAAGTAAAGTATTACTTCACGCCATTGATGAGGTTAGAAGGAATAATCAGTATTTATTCTTCAAAACTCAAAATCTTAACTATCAAATCAAAAGTGAGACGATTCTATCCATTTCATCTGAGAAAGGTAGGATTATACACGTTGTAACCGTTGATGATGAATTTTCATTCTATGGCACAATAAAAGAGATTGAAGAAATGCTTGATCCATTATCCTTTATAAAAGTAAATCAAGGCACCATTTTAAATTTAAATTACATACATATTGTTTCGGGAACCGATATTATTCTCACCAATAAAGAAAATTTCGCAATTAGTAGAGGGCAGAGGAAAATAGTTAAAGATGCCTATAACCATTTCATAAAAAGGAGGATCGGCTTTTGA
- a CDS encoding GHKL domain-containing protein, with product MRNIEVISIAVLAILYTLVQVTSISIYFNGFLNLRISKYKFYSITFVSMGIIKLLSSDTNSMVKLFLFVVLLSICILYSFYGSMAQRIYHIIFFTLITTLADLALSIITYNYDQKFEGQLFIMLVVYFSANFLSLLIVMLSAKLLLYFRSDNEIGLSNKECLLLSIVPCLSLMSIYWVFQYKDINQFVPCVFLLIVNVCIMLIYNSLEGKNFLIHKYSIMETQNKYYEESLENQREMSKLKHDLKNILLNIAYGLERKKTDEVKEELQELLKTNVFSYRLLTGCIPIDAILNSKLEQTKKYNIECTLDLQVPHDLFIEHTIDLAAILGNLLDNAVEAVLRLTEEIKKEIEIKIKFSEGKLFIIIVNSSNHVNVDFSYGRLISEKGKNRYGIGISSINERVKKLKGYSDFSYDEGYFNSIVVLPIP from the coding sequence TTGAGAAATATTGAGGTTATTAGCATTGCGGTTCTAGCGATTCTCTATACACTTGTGCAGGTAACATCGATTTCTATTTATTTCAATGGATTTCTTAACCTCAGAATTTCAAAGTATAAATTTTATTCCATAACCTTTGTCTCTATGGGAATCATAAAATTATTGTCTAGTGATACAAACTCTATGGTTAAGTTGTTTTTATTTGTTGTTCTTTTGAGTATCTGTATACTGTATTCGTTCTACGGATCAATGGCTCAAAGGATCTACCACATTATCTTTTTTACGCTGATCACTACACTTGCAGACTTGGCGTTGTCTATTATTACATATAATTATGATCAAAAATTTGAAGGCCAGTTATTCATTATGCTAGTCGTATATTTTAGTGCAAACTTTTTATCGTTGTTAATTGTGATGTTGTCGGCAAAGCTGTTACTCTATTTTAGATCTGATAATGAGATCGGATTAAGTAATAAGGAATGTTTGTTATTAAGTATTGTGCCTTGTCTATCTTTAATGAGTATATATTGGGTTTTTCAGTATAAAGATATCAATCAATTCGTTCCATGTGTTTTTTTGTTAATTGTGAATGTGTGCATTATGCTGATTTACAATAGTTTAGAAGGGAAAAATTTTCTTATACATAAGTACTCCATAATGGAGACACAAAATAAATATTACGAAGAGAGCTTAGAGAATCAAAGGGAAATGTCTAAGCTAAAACATGATCTGAAAAATATTTTATTAAATATAGCCTATGGATTGGAGAGGAAAAAAACAGACGAGGTAAAAGAGGAGCTACAGGAGTTATTGAAAACCAATGTATTCTCATATAGATTATTAACCGGGTGTATACCCATCGATGCCATTCTTAATAGTAAGCTAGAACAAACCAAAAAGTATAATATAGAATGCACTTTAGACCTCCAAGTTCCTCATGACTTATTTATAGAACATACCATTGACCTAGCGGCCATTTTAGGGAATCTTTTAGATAATGCCGTTGAAGCAGTACTTAGATTAACAGAAGAAATAAAAAAGGAAATTGAAATCAAAATAAAGTTTAGTGAGGGTAAATTATTCATAATCATTGTAAATTCGTCGAATCATGTGAATGTGGATTTCTCCTATGGGCGATTAATCTCTGAAAAAGGGAAAAATAGGTACGGCATTGGAATCAGCAGTATCAATGAACGAGTCAAAAAGTTAAAAGGATACTCAGACTTTTCGTACGATGAGGGCTATTTTAATTCAATCGTGGTCTTACCAATTCCATAA